The Lolium rigidum isolate FL_2022 chromosome 1, APGP_CSIRO_Lrig_0.1, whole genome shotgun sequence region AACCAACGGATGGTTTATTTGACTGGTATCTAGTAGTAGTGTTCAATTATTTCATCATGTGTTCTGTGTTTGTAACCAACGGATGGTTTATTTAACTGGTATCTAGTAGTAGTGTTCAATTATTTCATCTGTTAGATCTCTGTAGACATTCGAGTGGTATGGTGTGATTTTTCATCTGTCAGATCCTACTTGAATCTGCTCGTCAAATTTGCATGATCCAGTCTGGAACTGTTTGAATTGGCTTGTCAAATTTGCATGATTTTCTGTCTGGAACTGCATGTATAGCGGTTGTTGTGAAATTTTCAAATTTGCGCAATTTCTGGAACTCTTTATGTATCGCATGATTGACTTTCACAAACAATACAAATTACTGGCAAGGAGAGGCTTCATTTATTCAAGATAAATTTGTGAAAACTGGACAAGAGAAACCAAATCAAATGCTCCTCGTTTATCATttctctttctccacttgctATCATGTaagcttttggtttctttagtgcTTATTCCTGAAGCGCCACCACCGCTTCTTCTTTTTTGTTTCCGAGGTCGGTAGATCTGCAGCACCATCATAAACGAAGGACGGTCAGGTGAGGTGATGACAGGAGCATTGCATGTGCAGTGCTGAGAATATATGGTTTTGTAACTGGAGTCCTGCCATGTGCACAAAACTGCCATGAGCGTTCTGTGTTGATggaaactaattttctcatggatGCTTTTCGGTTGCAGGTAAGCACATTGCAGCACAAACACTAATTCAGTTTTAAGGTATGGACACATAGATAATAAGCAAGACCGTCCCAAAATTTCACATCTACATTCATCACGACTTCATAAACAAAAGAGCAGTCAGACCAAATAGTACTGAATTCAAATATGGAATGAGTAGTATCCTTGTGGCACTATTTACAgacgattttgtcttttttttttgtttcttgagTTCTGGGTCGAATTGGTGATATGGTTTACACATGTTGTATGGATGTTGCTAATAATTTTTCGAAATCTTACAGAACGTTTATCTCAGTAACAAGGAAATCAGACTCAAGTGATCCTCATGTGCTGGGTCGGTTGTTCTTCTAAATAAAAGGAGCTACATGTGCTAAGTTCATGCTTGTCATGCTCTTTTATATGTAACCGGCCAGCTCGAGTTTATTCAGGTGATGATTCTAATAGCTGTATACATCGTTTCAAGTAGTAAATACGAAAAAAAAgaggcaaaagaaaaggcaacacTATTAATCATGTTGAGATTTACCTCCTTCAGGATAGATGGAATTGTAGTGGACCTCCGCCCAGAAACTCAAGAATATAACTGTAAATCAAAGCTCTGCTTTAGAATATTTGTGAGCAAGCTTGCTAACATAGTCACAGATATATGCAGAAGGTGGTACTAGTTTTCGACATAGACAAGCGTTGTCATACCTCGGTTAGACTTCTGAGCATTTGGTAGGATCTCAATATAACAGGTATCTTTGAATGATGTAATCACAAATATTTTCACTCCGTACTGCAGAAGAACATTCAAACCCACAATGTGAGTGATAAAAGATATAAAAGCGAGACACAGGTGAAAAGAATGGGAGTTACGAGGATCTAGAAGGGAATGCACACCGTGTCTGCAGCAGCCTGCAAAGTCACATGATCACCCCACTCACCATTTCTGTTCAGGTACAGCATGGAAATATAATCAACCAAATTACTAACAGTTCTACAATATCAGCTTTTCGCATGAGGATCTCACTAAATAAGAagaaaaacatactgtgagactttTTCTAGATAATCACTATACTCCATCGGGACATATCCTTCATATGTATCGCGGTGGGACTTGAGCTGTGAAATGAAAGCAAGTACTAAATTAGGCACAGTGAAATCGAAAAGACTCACAAGAATAAAGTTGAGATGGACATTTACATCCAATCTAGAGCTGAACTTTTGGCACAAGAAAATAACAAACGGACCTGGTTTATGACCTGCTGCCGAACAAATTTATGGTGTTCTGGGCTTCGGTAGAATTGATCAGATAGTGCACGAAACTGAAAATACAGAGAAAGTTAATAGTTGGAGGAAACATCTTACGGTAGTGACTTAGACAAAAATGCCTTTTGTTCATCTAAGCTGTAACTAAGGTAACATGCAACTTACTTGGCAGTTACCATCTCCCAATACCTTAAGCTCAACTAGATCATAGAGTCGCAACCTACAGAAGAAGTCTTGCGGATAATCAGGCAATGGTTGCAGTATAATTCAATCTGCTCTGAATTATTTTAAAAGGCATTCTCTGTAATAGAAATGCTGAACTAATGACATTTAACCTGTCTATGATCCTTTGATGGTCTGACGTGGCTTCATCTACAGAAGGTATCTCCCCATTTATCCTTGGAACATGCTACACAAAGGCAACCATTTACTTAACTGGCATGGCTGCAGTATATGTAGCTAAAATAAGCTACACGTCGAAATCAAAACTAGGAACAGAGAAATTTTCTGAAATAATCGGGATGTTAGCATTCATGATGTTTTAAATTTCTGAAAAACACTACCTCTAGCTAAGTGGTAAAGGACAGGTGAACTTACAGGGATAGGCACCATCTGATTCAGCCGTTTCCCAACTTCGCCATCTATTTCAAAAGAATCATCGACAAGCTCGAGCGTGAAATCCTCTCCGTACGGGTTTACCCCTGGGCTTGAACTTGAGCTGGAAGGTTCCGTATCATCAGCTTCCTCTTCACCTTGCTCATAGCCTACATCAAACAACCATATTACGGTGATGAATGTAAATCTAGAGGGTTTAATATTACATCTAAGCAGAACCTTGCGAGGCAGGTACCTGAATAATAGTTTCTGGACGGATCATACCATCCATTGGGGCACATTTGTAGCCGCAAATGCTCTTCATCTGCGTTCTGGTGATATGACAAGTCCACAGCTAGCAAAACCGAGAAAGTTGTTTACTAGTAGAACCAAACAACAAAACTGGAAGTATCAGCTGTAGCAAGACAGTGCCTACCTTCCCTGGCATAACAACCGTTGTAAAAGCCTCCATCATGCTGAACATTTGCTCCGCAATACACAGCGGAGTTGGCATATGGATCATGGAAAGGGTTGAAGCTCCACCGTAGCACGTCGTCGTCTTGCTCGTAAGTAATCATGATCTTTTCACACCGGTTTCTTTCTTTCACCGATGAAGAACGATGCTCCTTCTAGTTCAGTGTGGCTATATAGTCATCAACTGAAAcacaaacacaagcatgaacaGGCAATTTATAGTGTGATACCACCCTAGAGATAAAGACATGAACTAGAGGATGAACAAACCAGGCTGTTTATGCCATCTACTAATATAAGAGGGGAGAGACAAACTATGTGAATATTGTTTCGTCCATGAAACTGATTGGCCCCAAAGATCAAATTAATGCAGGCAGGTCCATTATGTAAAGGAAAAAGCGGGCCATAAGGTCTGTTCAGAAAGTGTGTATCGGAGAATTTGGCATCCAACTAGATAGGGATTTGGCCACTTTGCTAAAGGGCCTAGAGCTAGGAATTGGAACAATCTCTCCCTGCCTCCCAAATTGCTCCAGCGGAAAGTGGGGGTAGTGGGTGCCCTTTCCAAGCTGCTTCTTTGATTTGTGCACTAATGCGGGAGTAGCTTTTCTAATGGATGGACAGGGCCGTACTGC contains the following coding sequences:
- the LOC124681219 gene encoding OVARIAN TUMOR DOMAIN-containing deubiquitinating enzyme 12-like, with product MITYEQDDDVLRWSFNPFHDPYANSAVYCGANVQHDGGFYNGCYAREAVDLSYHQNADEEHLRLQMCPNGWYDPSRNYYSGYEQGEEEADDTEPSSSSSSPGVNPYGEDFTLELVDDSFEIDGEVGKRLNQMVPIPHVPRINGEIPSVDEATSDHQRIIDRLRLYDLVELKVLGDGNCQFRALSDQFYRSPEHHKFVRQQVINQLKSHRDTYEGYVPMEYSDYLEKVSQNGEWGDHVTLQAAADTYGVKIFVITSFKDTCYIEILPNAQKSNRVIFLSFWAEVHYNSIYPEGDLPTSETKKKKRWWRFRNKH